From Eubacterium sp. 1001713B170207_170306_E7, the proteins below share one genomic window:
- the scfB gene encoding thioether cross-link-forming SCIFF peptide maturase, with amino-acid sequence MIHKFYLNGLYIVLDVNSGTVLTVDEMTDAVLDHYKEMSRDQIVEKLKNKYPEEELLEVILELEMLEEQKLLFTESDYDPNVYQNHDLIKALCLHVAHDCNLKCNYCFASQGDFNGEKLLMPLEVGKKAIDFIVEQSKGRQNLEVDFFGGEPLMNFDVVRELVDYARSKEESHHKKFKFTVTTNGVLLDDENMAYIDENMDNVVLSLDGRKCVNDNMRRTVNDKGSFDIIIDKIKKMAAMREGKKDYYVRGTYTKHNLDFGEDVNFLAEQGFKSISVEPVVAEEEHDYAILREDVDQILAEYDKLALDYLNRHEKGLDYNFFHFNIDLSNGPCVYKRLSGCGAGRDYVAVTPEGDIYPCHQFVGSEEFKMGTVDEGIQHPEIKEEFGKANLLQKEKCQNCWCKYFCGGGCHANAYNFNHTVMEPYDVACEIERRRVENAIMINILEGNV; translated from the coding sequence ATGATACATAAGTTTTACCTGAACGGTCTCTACATTGTTTTGGATGTCAACAGCGGTACGGTGCTGACAGTGGATGAGATGACCGATGCGGTTCTCGACCATTATAAGGAAATGAGCCGGGACCAGATTGTTGAGAAACTGAAAAACAAATATCCGGAGGAGGAGCTTCTGGAGGTTATCCTGGAACTCGAAATGCTTGAGGAGCAGAAGCTGCTTTTTACTGAAAGCGACTATGACCCCAATGTCTATCAAAACCATGATCTGATCAAGGCGCTTTGCCTCCACGTCGCCCATGACTGCAATCTGAAGTGTAACTACTGCTTTGCGTCCCAGGGCGATTTTAACGGCGAAAAGCTTCTGATGCCTCTGGAGGTTGGGAAGAAAGCCATTGATTTTATTGTCGAGCAGTCAAAGGGACGCCAGAACCTGGAGGTTGACTTTTTTGGCGGCGAGCCGCTCATGAATTTTGATGTGGTCAGAGAGCTGGTGGACTATGCCAGGAGCAAAGAAGAAAGTCACCACAAAAAATTCAAGTTTACCGTCACGACCAACGGTGTGCTTTTAGACGACGAAAACATGGCTTATATCGACGAAAATATGGATAATGTTGTTTTGAGCCTTGATGGACGAAAATGCGTGAATGACAATATGCGGCGCACCGTGAACGATAAGGGCTCCTTTGATATCATCATTGATAAAATCAAAAAAATGGCGGCCATGCGCGAAGGCAAAAAGGACTATTATGTCCGCGGCACCTACACCAAGCACAATCTTGATTTTGGCGAGGATGTAAACTTTCTGGCCGAGCAGGGCTTTAAGAGTATCTCTGTAGAGCCTGTCGTCGCAGAGGAAGAGCACGATTATGCTATTTTAAGGGAAGATGTTGATCAGATTCTGGCAGAATACGATAAGCTGGCCCTGGATTACCTGAACCGCCATGAGAAAGGCCTGGACTACAATTTTTTCCATTTTAACATCGACCTGAGCAACGGTCCGTGTGTCTACAAGCGATTATCTGGCTGCGGAGCCGGCCGTGACTATGTGGCGGTGACGCCGGAAGGGGATATTTACCCCTGCCATCAGTTTGTCGGCAGCGAGGAATTCAAGATGGGCACTGTGGACGAGGGCATTCAGCATCCGGAAATTAAGGAAGAATTTGGAAAGGCGAACCTTCTGCAAAAGGAAAAATGCCAGAACTGCTGGTGTAAATATTTCTGCGGGGGGGGCTGTCACGCCAATGCTTACAATTTCAACCACACGGTCATGGAACCCTACGATGTCGCCTGTGAAATCGAGCGCCGCCGGGTCGAAAATGCCATTATGATCAACATCCTTGAGGGAAATGTCTGA
- the scfA gene encoding six-cysteine ranthipeptide SCIFF yields MKHITIVKKGTLADVKNKGCGECQTSCQSACKTSCTVGNQQCKQSK; encoded by the coding sequence ATGAAACACATCACAATCGTTAAAAAAGGGACTTTAGCTGACGTTAAAAACAAAGGCTGCGGCGAATGCCAGACTTCCTGCCAGTCTGCCTGCAAAACTTCCTGCACCGTAGGAAACCAGCAGTGTAAACAATCTAAATAA
- the yajC gene encoding preprotein translocase subunit YajC, protein MQGGLMTFLPLILLVVFFYFFIMRPQNKQKKEIQSMRDNMKPGDEILTIGGFYGIIYAIDDENIVLEMLPDFHKAMIVKSAVSKVIKREETEDDTEEETTEAVSEPETIEEETQDTQDYNDSPVEDAEFEDVTDENVEVGEEVDEDKK, encoded by the coding sequence ATGCAAGGTGGTTTAATGACATTTCTCCCGCTGATTCTGCTCGTAGTTTTCTTCTATTTCTTTATTATGCGTCCACAGAATAAGCAGAAAAAAGAAATACAGTCAATGCGTGATAACATGAAGCCAGGGGATGAAATTTTGACAATTGGCGGTTTTTACGGGATAATTTATGCGATCGATGATGAAAATATCGTCCTCGAAATGCTCCCGGACTTCCATAAGGCGATGATCGTGAAAAGCGCTGTTTCAAAGGTAATCAAGCGTGAAGAAACAGAGGACGATACCGAGGAAGAAACAACCGAAGCTGTTTCAGAACCTGAAACCATTGAAGAAGAAACTCAGGATACTCAGGATTACAATGACAGCCCCGTAGAGGACGCTGAATTTGAAGATGTGACAGATGAAAATGTTGAGGTCGGCGAAGAGGTCGACGAAGACAAAAAATAA
- the tgt gene encoding tRNA guanosine(34) transglycosylase Tgt: MFRYELIKEDKHTGARLGKIHTNHGVINTPIFMPVGTQATVKSMTSEDLKEMDANIILGNTYHLYLRPGQEIMEKAGGLHKFMNWDRPILTDSGGFQVFSLNDLRKITEEGVEFCSHLDGSRHFMSPEKSIDMQNTIGADIIMCFDECAPADADYEYTKKSMEMTTRWAKRCKDAHKRPDDQALFGIVQGGMYEDLRAESVKGLTEIDFPGYSIGGLSVGESKDTMYRILDATVPLLPADKPRYLMGVGSVDALLEGVVRGIDMFDCVLQTRIARNGTAMTSQGKVVVRNATYKEDFTPLDPECDCFVCRNYTRAYLRHLVKCNEILGARLLTYHNLYFTLKLMEKVRNAIMEDNLQAFKDSFFQKYGIEN; this comes from the coding sequence ATGTTCAGATACGAATTAATCAAAGAAGATAAGCACACCGGGGCCCGCCTTGGTAAGATCCATACAAACCACGGCGTCATCAACACGCCGATTTTTATGCCGGTTGGAACACAGGCGACGGTTAAGTCCATGACCAGCGAGGATTTGAAGGAAATGGACGCCAATATCATTCTCGGCAACACCTATCACCTTTACCTGCGGCCGGGACAGGAGATTATGGAGAAGGCCGGAGGGCTTCATAAATTTATGAACTGGGACCGGCCGATCCTCACAGACAGCGGCGGCTTCCAGGTTTTTTCCTTAAATGATTTAAGAAAAATTACGGAGGAGGGTGTGGAGTTTTGTTCACATTTAGATGGCTCCCGGCACTTTATGTCTCCGGAAAAATCCATTGATATGCAAAACACCATCGGAGCGGACATTATCATGTGTTTTGACGAGTGCGCTCCGGCAGACGCGGATTATGAGTACACTAAAAAATCCATGGAAATGACAACGCGCTGGGCGAAGCGCTGCAAGGACGCGCACAAGCGTCCGGACGACCAGGCGCTTTTTGGCATTGTGCAGGGCGGCATGTATGAGGACCTGCGGGCAGAGAGTGTAAAAGGCCTGACAGAAATTGATTTTCCCGGCTATTCCATCGGCGGTCTGAGTGTTGGAGAGTCTAAGGATACCATGTACCGGATTCTGGACGCAACGGTTCCGCTTCTGCCTGCGGACAAGCCCCGTTACCTCATGGGCGTTGGCTCTGTGGACGCACTTTTAGAGGGTGTGGTCCGCGGCATTGACATGTTCGACTGTGTGCTCCAGACCCGTATCGCCAGAAACGGAACCGCCATGACCAGCCAGGGGAAAGTGGTGGTGCGCAACGCGACCTACAAGGAAGATTTTACGCCGCTGGACCCGGAATGTGATTGTTTCGTTTGTCGAAATTATACAAGAGCTTACTTACGCCATTTGGTAAAATGTAATGAAATTTTGGGTGCAAGGTTATTGACATATCACAATTTATACTTTACACTTAAGCTTATGGAAAAAGTACGGAACGCTATAATGGAAGATAACCTGCAGGCGTTCAAGGATAGTTTTTTTCAAAAATACGGAATAGAAAATTAA
- a CDS encoding extracellular solute-binding protein — protein sequence MKILKYRVTRGLIAVLMLLFITILSGCDGRTAATAEDENFLGVDLEGRADQEVITITASAGLDHFAAAVEAKFPNIRLVQDSYMGEFRINEHIARVDNQDLGDLVMIIAGLIPKADLTGQLMDLSTQPFPANYNSNALQMDSEGHIYLLPGPLNLNCNIYNKTLFDEKGWSVPKNYEELLELSQTIDQTGIRGYQYVLNDTSIQSYQIYNYCALSALDTLTTVEGQTWHNQLTAGQAVSLDPMKVSFQNLQRLIDAGIVRTEDMEVTNKIRMARMSSRQAAITPGAVTTLNQLNEGGTDEYRFMPHFSMTDGHGWLLNAGYYFGANQELRQPGNEKKLEAAMQILEFVASDEGQQALMADELGMVATTRGATLPDDPAYDGIRTQVESGHYVMRPTYDMFTTVLETEIAAFIRGETTSDAVLEKCQTLLEEGVPEEQAIGQASASFTVLQTGQLKADALRSATGAEIALIGMSEPNCYDPVAGTRSKLYEGAVTADDVTRIAQPQMGKSPLCGRTALTGAQLLELLDYGAASTEEQAAGHTSGFHPYAVSGLTLRYDLDGEAGARATEVKMGDGKALDPETVYTVAFLEGALPEAYLSDSEVSERSMTDAFSDYISKEQTVTPDTGRVRFQ from the coding sequence ATGAAAATCCTAAAATACCGAGTCACACGAGGACTCATAGCGGTTTTAATGCTGCTTTTTATCACGATTCTGAGCGGGTGCGATGGACGAACAGCGGCCACTGCGGAGGATGAAAATTTTTTAGGCGTCGATTTGGAGGGCAGGGCGGATCAGGAGGTTATCACCATAACCGCCAGTGCAGGCCTGGATCATTTTGCTGCCGCCGTAGAAGCCAAATTTCCCAATATCCGGCTTGTACAGGACAGCTATATGGGCGAGTTTCGCATTAATGAGCATATTGCCCGGGTCGACAACCAGGACTTGGGTGACCTGGTCATGATAATCGCCGGACTGATCCCCAAGGCGGACCTGACCGGGCAGCTGATGGATCTGTCCACCCAGCCCTTTCCGGCAAATTATAATTCCAATGCGCTGCAAATGGACAGCGAGGGGCATATTTATCTGCTTCCCGGTCCGCTTAATTTAAACTGCAATATCTATAATAAAACGCTTTTTGACGAAAAGGGCTGGAGTGTCCCCAAAAACTACGAGGAGCTTCTCGAGCTCAGTCAAACCATCGACCAGACCGGGATACGCGGATACCAGTATGTTCTCAATGACACCAGTATCCAGAGTTATCAGATTTATAATTACTGTGCCCTCTCAGCTCTGGACACGCTTACCACAGTAGAAGGGCAGACCTGGCACAATCAGCTGACCGCGGGCCAAGCCGTTTCTCTGGATCCGATGAAGGTTTCTTTTCAGAATTTACAGCGTTTGATCGATGCCGGGATAGTGCGTACAGAGGATATGGAGGTTACCAACAAGATCCGGATGGCGCGAATGTCCAGTCGGCAGGCAGCCATCACACCGGGAGCTGTCACGACATTAAACCAGCTTAACGAGGGCGGGACAGACGAGTACCGCTTTATGCCGCATTTCAGCATGACAGACGGACACGGCTGGCTTCTGAACGCGGGCTACTATTTTGGCGCTAATCAAGAGCTCCGGCAGCCTGGAAATGAGAAAAAGCTGGAGGCGGCGATGCAAATTCTGGAGTTTGTGGCCTCGGACGAGGGGCAGCAGGCGCTCATGGCGGACGAACTGGGCATGGTTGCGACAACACGCGGCGCCACGCTGCCGGATGATCCCGCATATGATGGAATCAGAACGCAGGTAGAAAGCGGGCATTATGTCATGCGGCCTACCTATGACATGTTTACGACGGTCCTGGAAACAGAGATTGCGGCTTTTATCCGTGGTGAAACCACCAGCGATGCTGTTCTGGAAAAATGCCAGACACTTCTGGAGGAGGGCGTCCCCGAGGAACAGGCCATCGGTCAGGCCTCGGCCAGCTTTACGGTTCTGCAGACAGGGCAGCTGAAAGCAGATGCACTGCGGAGTGCCACGGGTGCGGAGATTGCGCTGATTGGCATGTCTGAACCAAATTGTTATGATCCGGTGGCCGGGACCCGCTCAAAGCTCTATGAGGGAGCGGTCACGGCAGATGATGTGACCCGGATCGCACAACCCCAGATGGGTAAATCGCCATTATGCGGCCGTACAGCCTTAACCGGCGCGCAGCTTCTAGAGCTTTTGGATTACGGCGCAGCCTCGACGGAGGAGCAGGCAGCGGGCCATACCAGTGGCTTCCATCCTTATGCCGTTTCCGGCCTTACTCTCCGCTATGATCTGGATGGCGAAGCCGGAGCTCGTGCGACCGAAGTCAAGATGGGCGATGGAAAAGCGCTGGACCCGGAGACTGTCTATACGGTTGCCTTTTTGGAGGGCGCTTTACCGGAGGCGTACCTGTCTGATTCAGAGGTGTCTGAGCGCTCAATGACAGATGCATTTTCCGACTATATTTCAAAGGAACAGACCGTGACGCCAGATACGGGGCGTGTCCGTTTTCAGTGA
- a CDS encoding response regulator, whose protein sequence is MKQKVGMKFRLIVIPIFIIIIVILISYFIMIRQAMYTESSEHLNEVSQQMAASLNKQTQNQWRLLDMLYSSYLESSSKDIGEFNSRIQEQREDWGFDSLCLVDENAMYYDVENHFSLLSQENVTENLLTEQEPVILDNVIFEDTHKLIFLAPIQELRYEDKTFCAIGVTYNSENIFDILEIEAFNNSASLYIVHEDGVVLFRSEQEGLISGYNLFNSLGEDASFQMGSAKELRESIGMENRPLMTMSLDGRDYYLNHTPVGVDDWQLVMLVPVDVVSGRIKLTSVLTFFCLALVGGLVVAVFILFQTVTTRKILRAEEQARIAAESANLAKSQFLSNMSHDIRTPMNAITGMAKIATDHINESETVADCLRKITLSGRLLVNLINDILDMSKIESGKMTLSNSTGSLVEVMENVVSITQPTVLQKNQDFNIRVHNLKHEILNFDGLRLNQVLINLLGNALKFTPEGGRICLEVTEAPSEQEGYAHFVFQVSDNGIGMSPEFLTHLFDSFSRERDSRVDKIQGSGLGMAITKMIVTMMGGTINVESEPNQGSVFTVDLDLQVAEDPEVLSLPPMKVLLADDDQDTCRSAAQFLRELGVSVDTAPDGETAVQMAAAAHAAGEDYRAIFLDWKMPGLDGVGAARAIRDQICEDIPILIVSAYDWFSIEAKAGEAGVTGFIQKPFFKSTLYHCIQKYVLQVDEETSASAAEPFSLSGRRILLAEDNEINSEIAATVLEDLGACVETAQNGQKAVEAFMRSEPGHYDLILMDIQMPVMDGYEATRAIRQLDRKDAREIPIFAVTADAFAEDIEAVKKAGMNSHLAKPLNVPAMLKEIQKYLR, encoded by the coding sequence GTGAAACAAAAGGTGGGAATGAAATTCCGTCTGATAGTAATCCCAATTTTTATCATTATCATTGTAATATTAATTTCCTATTTTATCATGATTCGTCAGGCGATGTACACAGAGAGTTCTGAGCATCTGAATGAAGTATCCCAGCAGATGGCGGCTTCTCTTAATAAACAGACTCAGAATCAGTGGCGGCTGCTGGATATGCTGTACAGCAGCTATCTGGAATCGTCTTCCAAGGATATAGGAGAATTTAACAGCAGGATTCAGGAGCAGCGGGAGGATTGGGGCTTCGACAGCTTATGCCTTGTAGATGAAAATGCAATGTATTACGATGTTGAAAACCATTTTTCTCTTTTATCACAGGAGAACGTGACAGAAAATCTCCTGACAGAGCAGGAGCCGGTCATTTTAGATAATGTGATTTTTGAAGATACGCACAAGCTCATCTTCCTGGCGCCTATTCAGGAGCTTCGCTACGAGGATAAAACGTTTTGTGCCATCGGAGTTACATATAACAGTGAGAATATTTTTGATATTCTGGAAATTGAAGCCTTCAACAACAGCGCTTCGCTGTATATCGTCCATGAGGATGGGGTTGTCCTGTTCCGCTCCGAGCAGGAAGGGCTTATCTCGGGGTATAATTTGTTTAACAGTCTCGGAGAAGACGCCAGTTTTCAGATGGGTTCAGCCAAAGAACTGCGTGAATCCATCGGCATGGAAAACCGGCCGCTCATGACCATGAGCCTGGATGGCAGGGACTATTACCTGAACCACACGCCGGTCGGCGTAGACGACTGGCAGCTCGTTATGCTGGTGCCCGTGGATGTGGTCAGCGGCCGTATCAAGCTGACCTCTGTCCTCACCTTCTTCTGTTTGGCCCTGGTCGGAGGGCTTGTTGTGGCGGTTTTTATTCTGTTTCAGACGGTTACCACCAGAAAAATTCTTCGAGCCGAGGAACAGGCCCGCATTGCTGCGGAAAGTGCGAACCTGGCAAAAAGCCAGTTTCTCTCCAACATGTCCCATGATATCCGAACGCCTATGAACGCCATTACTGGCATGGCAAAAATTGCTACCGATCATATCAACGAGTCGGAAACCGTTGCCGACTGCCTGAGAAAGATCACTCTGTCCGGTCGTCTTCTGGTGAATCTGATTAACGATATCCTGGATATGTCCAAAATTGAAAGCGGAAAAATGACGCTGAGCAACAGCACCGGTTCACTGGTTGAGGTCATGGAAAATGTGGTCAGTATCACGCAGCCGACAGTACTGCAAAAGAATCAGGATTTTAACATCCGAGTGCATAACCTGAAGCACGAAATTCTGAATTTTGATGGACTGCGCCTCAATCAGGTGCTCATTAACCTGCTGGGCAACGCCCTTAAGTTTACGCCGGAGGGCGGCAGGATTTGTCTGGAAGTGACAGAAGCCCCATCGGAACAGGAGGGATACGCCCATTTTGTATTCCAGGTTTCCGATAACGGGATAGGAATGTCACCGGAATTTTTAACGCACCTGTTCGACTCCTTCTCCCGTGAACGGGACAGCCGGGTGGATAAGATTCAGGGCAGCGGACTGGGGATGGCAATCACCAAAATGATCGTCACCATGATGGGAGGAACCATCAATGTGGAAAGTGAACCGAATCAGGGAAGCGTATTCACCGTCGATTTGGATCTTCAGGTAGCAGAGGACCCCGAGGTGCTCAGCCTGCCTCCCATGAAGGTACTGCTGGCGGACGATGATCAGGATACCTGCAGGTCTGCGGCGCAGTTTTTGCGGGAGCTGGGCGTGAGTGTAGATACGGCGCCTGACGGAGAAACCGCCGTACAGATGGCCGCCGCGGCCCATGCCGCTGGAGAGGATTACCGGGCAATCTTCCTGGACTGGAAGATGCCGGGGCTTGACGGCGTCGGAGCTGCCCGGGCGATCCGGGACCAGATCTGCGAAGATATTCCCATTTTAATTGTCAGTGCGTACGATTGGTTCAGCATAGAAGCTAAAGCTGGCGAGGCTGGCGTGACTGGTTTTATTCAAAAACCATTCTTTAAATCAACACTGTACCACTGCATACAAAAATATGTCTTGCAGGTGGACGAGGAGACATCCGCGTCCGCCGCTGAGCCCTTCAGCCTGTCTGGGCGGCGGATTCTGCTGGCAGAAGACAATGAAATCAACAGCGAGATCGCCGCTACGGTACTGGAGGATCTGGGAGCCTGTGTGGAAACGGCACAGAACGGACAGAAAGCCGTGGAAGCCTTTATGCGCTCTGAGCCCGGCCATTACGACCTGATTCTTATGGATATTCAAATGCCAGTGATGGACGGTTACGAGGCCACAAGAGCCATTCGACAGCTTGACCGGAAGGACGCCAGGGAGATTCCTATTTTCGCGGTAACTGCCGACGCTTTTGCCGAGGATATCGAGGCAGTGAAGAAAGCCGGAATGAACAGTCATCTGGCGAAGCCTCTGAATGTCCCGGCAATGTTAAAGGAAATCCAAAAATATCTGCGATAA
- the queA gene encoding tRNA preQ1(34) S-adenosylmethionine ribosyltransferase-isomerase QueA: MDTLTTKDFYYDLPEALIAQTPEAKRDASRLMVLNRSEGTIEDRHFHDIIDYLTEDDLLVMNNTKVLPARIFGKKEETGGKVELLLLKRLDDKTWETMVKPGKKAMPGTRLVFGDKLRGQIKDKIEGGLRTIEFEYDGIFEEIIGELGTMPLPPYIHEVLEDQDRYQTVYAKRTGSAAAPTAGLHFTEELLDALHQKGVKTAEVTLHVGIGTFRPVKCDNILDHHMHEETYQVPAETAAMIEQTRKKGGRVIAVGTTSVRTLESAAARFGGKVQACEGSTDIFIYPGYKWQVVDALITNFHLPESTLLMLVSSFYNREAVLKAYQHAIDARYRFFSFGDAMFIE; the protein is encoded by the coding sequence TTGGATACATTAACGACAAAGGATTTTTATTACGACCTGCCTGAGGCGCTTATTGCCCAGACGCCGGAAGCGAAAAGGGACGCATCGAGGCTGATGGTGCTTAACCGCTCGGAGGGAACCATTGAGGACCGCCATTTCCATGATATCATTGATTATCTGACCGAGGATGATCTGTTGGTTATGAATAATACAAAGGTGCTGCCTGCCCGGATTTTTGGCAAAAAAGAGGAAACCGGGGGCAAGGTTGAGCTGCTGCTGCTCAAACGCCTGGATGATAAGACATGGGAAACCATGGTAAAGCCGGGAAAGAAGGCAATGCCTGGCACGCGGCTGGTCTTTGGGGATAAGCTCAGGGGTCAGATTAAGGATAAAATTGAGGGCGGGCTCAGAACCATTGAGTTTGAGTATGACGGTATTTTCGAGGAGATTATCGGAGAGCTGGGAACCATGCCGCTGCCGCCCTATATCCATGAGGTTTTGGAGGATCAGGACCGCTACCAGACAGTTTACGCCAAGCGTACAGGCTCAGCCGCAGCCCCGACCGCCGGCCTGCATTTTACGGAGGAGCTGCTTGACGCGCTCCACCAAAAAGGCGTGAAGACCGCAGAGGTCACGCTGCATGTCGGAATCGGAACCTTCCGCCCTGTAAAATGCGACAATATACTGGATCATCATATGCATGAGGAAACCTATCAGGTGCCCGCGGAAACAGCGGCGATGATTGAGCAGACCCGGAAAAAGGGTGGAAGGGTGATCGCCGTCGGCACGACATCGGTCCGGACACTGGAGAGCGCCGCCGCCCGTTTTGGTGGAAAAGTCCAGGCCTGTGAGGGATCGACGGATATTTTTATCTATCCCGGCTACAAATGGCAGGTGGTTGACGCGCTGATCACGAATTTTCACCTGCCGGAGTCTACACTTCTGATGCTGGTGTCCTCTTTTTACAACCGTGAGGCTGTTTTGAAGGCTTATCAGCACGCGATTGACGCGCGTTACCGCTTTTTCAGCTTTGGTGACGCCATGTTTATTGAGTGA
- the ruvB gene encoding Holliday junction branch migration DNA helicase RuvB — MKDRIVTSGFTETDIDIERTLRPQRLEDYIGQDRVKRQMGIFIQAAQKRNEPLDHVLLYGPPGLGKTTLANIIAQEMGTNIKTTSGPAIEKPGDLAAILTSLKEGDVLFIDEIHRLQRSVEEVLYPAMEDFVLDIIIGKGPSAKSIRLDLPKFTLVGATTRAGLLTAPLRDRFGVVQRLELYNQDELATIISRSAEILAINLDEKGAQELSVRSRGTPRIANRLLKRVRDFAEIEGKGIIDLETARTALELFEVDAKGLDEIDRIMLTTIVEKFDGGPVGIDTLAAAIGEERNTIEEVYEPYLIQLGYLARTPRGRVITSGGYRHLGLEPAVMQEQVKLDLE, encoded by the coding sequence ATGAAGGATCGTATAGTGACAAGCGGTTTTACCGAAACCGATATTGATATTGAGAGGACCCTGAGGCCCCAGCGCCTGGAGGATTATATTGGACAGGACCGTGTTAAGCGGCAGATGGGGATCTTTATCCAGGCAGCCCAGAAACGGAACGAGCCCCTGGACCATGTTCTCCTCTATGGACCGCCAGGGCTTGGGAAGACCACTCTGGCCAACATTATTGCCCAGGAAATGGGAACCAATATAAAGACGACTTCGGGGCCGGCCATTGAGAAGCCCGGAGACCTGGCCGCCATCCTCACCAGCCTTAAGGAAGGGGATGTCCTGTTTATTGACGAAATTCACAGGCTGCAGCGAAGTGTGGAGGAGGTGCTCTATCCGGCCATGGAGGACTTTGTGCTGGACATCATTATCGGAAAAGGGCCGAGCGCGAAATCCATTCGTCTGGACCTGCCGAAGTTCACACTGGTTGGCGCTACAACACGTGCCGGATTACTGACCGCTCCGCTGCGGGACCGTTTTGGTGTGGTTCAGCGGCTTGAGCTCTACAATCAGGATGAGCTGGCGACCATTATCAGCCGGTCGGCTGAGATACTGGCCATTAATCTGGACGAAAAGGGCGCACAGGAGCTGTCCGTGCGCTCGCGGGGAACGCCGCGTATTGCCAACCGCCTGTTAAAAAGGGTGCGGGACTTTGCCGAGATCGAGGGAAAGGGCATCATTGACCTGGAAACCGCCAGAACAGCGCTGGAGCTCTTTGAAGTGGACGCCAAGGGCCTGGATGAGATTGACCGGATCATGTTGACCACCATCGTTGAGAAATTCGACGGCGGTCCGGTGGGCATCGACACACTGGCGGCCGCCATCGGCGAGGAGCGCAACACCATCGAGGAAGTTTACGAGCCTTATCTGATACAGCTCGGCTATCTGGCAAGGACGCCGAGAGGCCGCGTGATCACGTCAGGCGGCTACAGACATCTGGGCCTTGAGCCGGCAGTGATGCAGGAACAGGTAAAATTGGATTTAGAATAG
- the ruvA gene encoding Holliday junction branch migration protein RuvA — MFEYIKGNYEEQASDYIVVDHQGMGYRINVSANTMSELPKLHKEVKVYIHPAFKEDDVTLYGFSSKEEREIFRTIITISGIGPKAAMGLLSQFTRDELIRYIVNEDAKAISRAPGIGQKTANRIILELKDKYKNFASADSAEPGAIENLREADNLFNEAVNGLLGLGYGYSEASELVEKIIQPGMGIEEILKNALMSANPLGR; from the coding sequence GTGTTTGAATATATAAAAGGCAATTATGAAGAGCAGGCGTCAGACTACATCGTTGTGGACCATCAGGGAATGGGGTACCGGATTAATGTTTCCGCAAACACGATGTCTGAGCTTCCCAAATTACACAAGGAAGTAAAAGTCTATATCCATCCGGCTTTTAAAGAGGACGATGTGACCCTCTACGGCTTTTCCTCAAAGGAGGAGCGTGAGATTTTCAGGACCATCATTACCATTTCCGGCATCGGGCCAAAAGCGGCGATGGGGCTGCTGTCACAGTTTACCAGGGACGAGCTGATCCGCTATATTGTGAACGAGGACGCCAAGGCCATCTCGCGGGCGCCGGGAATCGGCCAGAAGACAGCCAATCGAATCATTCTGGAGCTGAAGGACAAATATAAGAATTTTGCTTCTGCGGATTCGGCAGAACCGGGCGCCATCGAAAACCTCAGAGAAGCGGACAATCTCTTTAATGAAGCGGTTAACGGGCTGCTGGGGCTGGGCTATGGCTACAGCGAGGCTTCGGAACTTGTTGAAAAAATTATTCAGCCGGGAATGGGCATTGAAGAGATTCTCAAAAATGCGCTGATGTCGGCGAATCCTCTTGGACGGTAG